A stretch of the Streptococcus suis genome encodes the following:
- a CDS encoding class A beta-lactamase-related serine hydrolase translates to MRQVIIDKISEQIEQGVYPGVSLALFSKGQWQEYYLGTQDGQVPVQPGLTYDLASVSKVVGVGTLVIFLVNSGALELDRTLQSYYPAFQNSQVTIRQLLTHTSGIDPFIPNRDNLNAEQLKEAILNIRVTDNKDFLYTDLNFLLLGFLLEELSGDSLDQLIRRDVLEPFGMSQTSFGPVSQAVPTVRGVPSGMVHDPKARVLGVHAGSAGLFSTIKDLEIFLEHYLTEDFAVDLTQDYGFDVKRKRSLAWDKKGDWLSHTGYTGTFIMYNRPLQQAAIFLSNRTFEKDERAQWKLDRNQVMALIRQVLEGEVK, encoded by the coding sequence ATGAGACAAGTTATCATAGACAAGATTTCAGAGCAGATTGAACAAGGGGTCTATCCTGGTGTCAGTCTGGCTCTTTTTTCTAAGGGACAGTGGCAGGAGTACTATCTGGGCACACAAGACGGTCAGGTGCCAGTTCAGCCGGGCTTGACCTATGATTTAGCCTCCGTTTCCAAAGTAGTGGGTGTAGGGACGCTCGTGATTTTTTTGGTCAATAGCGGAGCTCTGGAGTTGGATAGGACCTTACAGTCTTACTATCCAGCTTTTCAAAATAGCCAAGTAACTATCCGTCAATTGCTCACTCATACCAGTGGTATTGATCCTTTTATTCCCAATCGGGATAATTTAAATGCAGAGCAACTTAAAGAAGCGATTTTGAACATCAGGGTCACAGATAATAAGGATTTTCTCTATACAGACCTCAATTTTCTTCTATTGGGCTTTTTGTTGGAGGAATTAAGTGGAGACAGTCTGGACCAGCTCATCAGACGAGACGTTCTAGAGCCCTTTGGCATGTCCCAAACCTCCTTTGGCCCAGTGAGTCAGGCAGTGCCGACAGTGCGTGGTGTGCCGTCTGGTATGGTGCATGATCCGAAGGCGCGTGTATTGGGTGTCCACGCGGGAAGTGCAGGTCTTTTTTCGACGATTAAGGATTTGGAAATCTTTTTGGAACATTACCTGACAGAGGATTTTGCGGTAGATTTGACCCAGGACTATGGTTTTGATGTCAAGCGCAAGCGGTCGCTGGCCTGGGATAAAAAGGGGGATTGGCTGTCGCATACAGGCTATACGGGAACCTTTATCATGTACAATCGACCCTTGCAACAAGCGGCTATTTTTCTCTCGAATCGTACCTTTGAAAAGG